From Spartinivicinus ruber, the proteins below share one genomic window:
- a CDS encoding TIGR01777 family oxidoreductase, which yields MKILITGGTGFIGQALVKRWLERDYQLTVLTRNPEQWVSHWHNKVTCISQFDQLGQDDEFDGVVNLAGEPIVDKRWTEQRKQQLRASRIELTEKLIQFLQQLDKPPKALMNASAVGFYGYRPADKKIDESEHAADDFAAKLCHDWELTAKKAESLGMRVCLMRFGVVLGRGGALQKMLLPFRLGLGGRISTGEQVMSWVHLADLLNAIDFLVANDKLAGPFNITSPNPVTNLKFAKTLAAQLNRPAIFPVPAFILRLMLGEGADLLVKGQQVLPERLLEAGFEFQFGELQSALADILARPLPS from the coding sequence ATGAAAATTCTAATAACAGGCGGAACAGGGTTTATTGGTCAGGCATTAGTTAAAAGATGGTTAGAGAGAGATTATCAATTGACAGTGCTAACCCGTAACCCAGAACAGTGGGTAAGCCATTGGCATAACAAAGTTACCTGTATTAGCCAGTTTGACCAGTTAGGGCAAGATGATGAATTTGATGGCGTGGTTAATTTGGCGGGTGAACCTATAGTAGACAAACGTTGGACTGAGCAAAGAAAACAACAATTAAGAGCCAGTAGAATTGAGCTGACGGAAAAGCTGATTCAATTTTTACAACAGTTAGACAAGCCACCAAAAGCGTTAATGAATGCATCAGCTGTCGGCTTTTATGGTTATCGCCCAGCTGATAAAAAGATTGATGAAAGTGAACATGCAGCTGATGATTTTGCTGCCAAACTTTGTCATGACTGGGAGCTAACTGCAAAAAAAGCTGAGTCGCTAGGTATGCGCGTTTGTTTGATGCGTTTTGGGGTGGTTTTAGGGCGCGGAGGTGCTTTACAAAAAATGCTGTTGCCATTTCGGTTGGGTTTAGGGGGGCGAATCAGTACTGGTGAGCAAGTGATGTCTTGGGTGCACCTGGCAGATTTACTGAATGCCATCGATTTTCTAGTTGCTAATGATAAGTTGGCAGGCCCGTTTAACATTACCAGTCCAAATCCAGTGACAAACCTGAAATTTGCTAAAACATTAGCTGCACAACTCAATCGTCCTGCTATTTTTCCTGTGCCGGCCTTTATATTGAGGTTAATGTTGGGTGAAGGTGCTGATTTGCTGGTAAAAGGGCAACAAGTGTTGCCTGAACGATTGCTTGAAGCTGGTTTTGAGTTTCAATTTGGGGAGTTGCAAAGTGCTTTAGCTGATATTTTAGCAAGACCTTTGCCAAGTTAG
- a CDS encoding acyl-CoA dehydrogenase C-terminal domain-containing protein — protein MTLHYQAPLQDIEFIYSQLLNNARLDQLPRFAEITPDLIMTMINEGAKLCEQELFPCYTEGDKIGCVYDPSNKSVKTPPSFKQAYQRYVAAGWNGVTLDEAYGGQALPHLIGFVMEELSCATNLAFSAYPGLTGGAINCINAHASEGLKQQYLPLMAEGKWSGTMCLTEPQCGTDLGLIKTKAIPSNENNQFRITGTKIWITSGEHDLADNIVHLVLAKLPDAPEGTKGISLFLVPKLLSDNSRNGVSCGGLEHKMGLNGSATCVMNFEDAQGWLVGPPNGGLRCMFTMMNNARLMVGLQGLGLAETAYQTALTFAKERLQSRAITGAKFPDLAADPIIVHPDVRRMLLRQKVINEGNRALAYWVGAEVDISEYHPDKTERQRADDFIQLMTPVVKAFLTDEGSYCCNLALQTLGGAGYTKDWGVEQLVRDVRITRIYEGTNGIQALDLVGRKLPLHQGRLFAGLLDKINQLIQPHTNSPHFAQQQQAISQLKEATQWLAQHGSKDPEQAAAVATPYLRLVALVCLGALWLRMATLANQQLQQSTTQTDFYQSKVKSAHFFFSKILPEIDYLFSDIQSGKTSLMDFKLNEF, from the coding sequence ATGACTTTGCATTACCAAGCGCCTCTTCAAGACATAGAGTTTATCTACAGCCAGCTACTGAATAATGCCAGACTAGACCAGCTGCCTCGTTTTGCAGAAATAACCCCAGATCTGATCATGACGATGATTAACGAAGGAGCCAAACTCTGTGAGCAAGAGCTTTTCCCTTGTTATACAGAGGGAGATAAAATTGGTTGTGTATATGACCCAAGCAATAAAAGTGTTAAAACGCCGCCAAGCTTCAAGCAGGCCTACCAGCGTTATGTAGCAGCAGGCTGGAATGGTGTGACACTTGATGAAGCCTATGGGGGGCAAGCTTTACCCCACTTAATTGGATTTGTGATGGAAGAACTATCCTGTGCAACTAATTTGGCTTTTAGCGCATACCCAGGATTAACTGGAGGCGCAATTAATTGTATCAACGCTCATGCTAGTGAAGGGTTAAAGCAGCAATATCTACCGCTTATGGCAGAAGGCAAGTGGTCTGGTACCATGTGCTTGACTGAACCACAATGTGGGACTGACTTAGGACTAATCAAAACCAAGGCTATTCCATCTAATGAAAACAACCAGTTTCGTATCACTGGCACTAAAATCTGGATTACCTCCGGTGAACATGATTTAGCTGATAACATTGTTCATTTAGTACTTGCCAAACTACCAGATGCGCCTGAGGGTACCAAAGGTATTTCATTATTTCTGGTACCTAAACTATTGTCCGACAACAGTCGTAATGGCGTATCTTGTGGTGGCTTAGAACATAAAATGGGTCTTAATGGCTCCGCTACCTGCGTAATGAATTTTGAAGACGCACAAGGCTGGCTAGTGGGCCCACCGAATGGCGGCTTGCGTTGTATGTTTACCATGATGAATAACGCACGACTAATGGTGGGTTTGCAAGGGTTAGGACTTGCAGAAACCGCCTATCAAACCGCATTAACCTTTGCTAAAGAGCGTTTACAAAGTCGAGCAATCACCGGTGCCAAATTTCCTGATTTAGCTGCCGACCCAATTATCGTCCACCCTGATGTACGACGGATGTTGTTAAGGCAAAAAGTCATCAATGAAGGTAACCGCGCCTTAGCCTATTGGGTGGGAGCTGAAGTTGATATCAGTGAATATCACCCAGATAAAACAGAGCGCCAACGAGCAGATGATTTTATTCAACTGATGACACCTGTGGTAAAAGCCTTTTTAACCGATGAAGGCAGCTATTGCTGTAACCTTGCTTTACAGACGTTGGGGGGAGCTGGTTACACCAAAGACTGGGGAGTTGAACAGCTAGTCCGTGATGTAAGAATAACCCGTATTTATGAAGGCACCAATGGTATTCAAGCCTTGGATTTAGTGGGCAGAAAACTTCCTCTGCACCAGGGACGTTTATTTGCTGGACTGTTAGATAAAATCAATCAGCTGATTCAACCCCATACTAATAGTCCACACTTTGCTCAGCAACAGCAAGCCATCAGCCAGCTTAAAGAGGCAACCCAATGGTTAGCCCAACATGGAAGTAAAGACCCAGAGCAAGCAGCAGCTGTGGCTACTCCTTATTTGAGGCTGGTAGCTTTGGTCTGTTTGGGTGCCTTATGGCTAAGAATGGCAACACTGGCTAATCAACAGTTGCAGCAAAGTACCACTCAAACAGACTTTTACCAGTCTAAGGTTAAATCCGCCCATTTCTTTTTTAGTAAAATTTTACCGGAAATTGATTACCTATTTTCAGATATTCAGTCAGGTAAAACCAGTCTAATGGATTTTAAGTTAAATGAGTTTTAA